A DNA window from Solanum lycopersicum chromosome 3, SLM_r2.1 contains the following coding sequences:
- the LOC138347283 gene encoding uncharacterized protein translates to MIGDHRSKMGTPKEHIEEIRRSKFSIGGEANPLTEDLHQAVKNLSAELYAKDVHFLMELIQNAEDNEYNNGVDPSLEFVVTSKDITETGAPATLLIFNNEKGFSRKNIESICSVGRSTKKGNRKRGYIGEKGIGFKSVFLITARPYIFSNGYQIRFSEEPCEHCNVGYIVPEWVEANPTLSVIRQVYGSSATLPATTLVLPLKPDKVKPVKQKLSSIHPEVLLFLSKIKKLSVREDNEDARLNTVSAISISSETDFVKKKNIDAESYLLHLSADEKSGMGECSYYMWKQKFPVRREHRVDRRMEVDEWVITLAFPNGERLNRGTSSPGIYAFLPTEMVTNFPFIIQADFLLASSRETILLDDIWNQGILDCVPSAFVNAFTSLVRSSEGAPVSTLTHMFGFLPVNESPYPILNGVRDSIKRKLLDESIIPCESYVEQQFFQKPNDVGRLFPAFWNLLNKARKQGVVLHNISSHGIFIVNSDFDKGVYNHILSFLEVKHVENGWYAKCIQSSNFVLGVSEDVYLELLAFVAEKWSSFKTTDMMNIQLLKYVDFDDDVVLCSIYEALNGDHSLFLSRESGHISWLINWNSEFRFANHLFFAKSTQEAVRDHSKSGTVLDWLKDEVKVRSVNVHDFAVLLLNTNNDDRNIAMAFAHFLHQSLKRNYLSKDQVAALCRFLPLVDNYGHVTRQWKGVVVPANGSKWVRLIGSNPWKASGYVVLGEGYLHSGSYAGVCSSKEELLAFLRNNVAAMDIPDLPPPDAEISSMYSPLTKENALLMLDWIRKMKRNRLSFPKKFLTCIREGSWLKVSLSGSPGYRPPSKSFFHTSSWGHLLQSRSVLVDIPLVDQGFYGSEIIQYKEELSTTGVMFEFKEACEYIGEHFMSLATYSTLTKVHVMSILNFIKYLREKFLSPDTFINSINDKRWLQTTQGEKSPQESVFLDSEWNAASLISDIPFIDNRHYGNEIHSFKTELKLLGVVFGFNQNYQLVVDNLKSPTRLGCLRSDALLLILKCICNLGSSKKICMALKDNKCMKTINMGWKSPAECFLLDPEWGCLLQVFSSFPLIDTNFYGSNILSFKSELKKLGVVVDFEEATKAFVAVFRQQTSKGSLNKDSAHSLLSCYRKLKKTNFKFPSDLKRCIQEVEWLRTRIGDKLPKECILFDSAWEALSSISLLPFIDDSEARYGRNIHEYKDELKSLGVAVTFESGAKFVPASLRFPSDPSVITVPVAISLLECLKKLEMNHNDYLIALRSKLARKWMKTNAGYRSPDKCCLFGPKWNPILLPEDGPFIDENFYGSNIGSYKKELKSLGVVVEIGDGCSLLADYLDSHSSRITITRIYKYLSKFNWEPAKEDARKIWIPNGDNDGDWVNSDDCVLHDKSGFFGLQLHVLEKHYDKELLSFFSKLGVKSNPSLDDFLKLWNSWENAGRSLSQSECQTFWEFIVKHWSSRTENFLSENLSKLPASSGLKKEILMLDKRDVFIGDDLYLKDLFEKSSSHHLFVWYPQPSLQSLPRQELLEIYSKIGVRNLSESVLKKSLSSVNCDGLELVQPKEIFIGRGLFKLILGFLADPLLQMEVHKRHVALKCLMDVSIFATLEPITMDCSLSLSSGEVLNVEVSRMICWERKSSKIFLQKLDKSGGYKGKLEYATYFSEVVAEGILKEKEDFVPQLAELIKFGFILEFDEAAVEFLMKTKNLQIFLEDEEFLSSAFPSE, encoded by the exons ATGATTGGTGATCATCGATCGAAAATGGGTACACCAAAAGAGCACATTGAAGAAATAAGAAGAAGCAAATTCTCAATAGGGGGTGAAGCAAATCCACTTACTGAGGATCTTCATCAGGCTGTTAAGAATCTATCTGCTGAGCTTTATGCCAAGGATGTCCACTTCCTCATGGAACTCATTCAG AATGCGGAGGATAACGAGTACAATAACGGCGTTGATCCGTCGCTGGAATTCGTGGTAACTTCGAAAGATATTACGGAGACCGGAGCTCCGGCCACGCTTTTGATCTTCAATAACGAGAAAGGATTCTCCCGCAAGAACATTGAGTCCATATGCAGCGTCGGCCGTTCCACCAAGAAGGGCAATCGGAAGCGAGGGTATATCGGCGAAAAAG GCATTGGCTTCAAGAGTGTGTTTCTCATCACTGCTCGGCCCTATATCTTCAGCAATGGGTATCAGATACGATTCAGCGAGGAGCCTTGCGAGCACTGCAATGTAGGCTATATTGTACCTGAGTGGGTGGAGGCAAATCCAACTCTTTCAGTTATTAGACAAGTCTATGGGTCTTCTGCTACCCTTCCAGCCACAACTTTGGTGCTTCCACTGAAACCTGACAAGGTGAAACCTGTTAAGCAGAAGCTTTCCAGCATTCATCCTGaagttcttctttttctttcaaagaTAAAGAAGCTCTCAGTAAGGGAAGACAACGAGGATGCCAGGCTTAACACAGTTAGTGCTATTTCCATTTCCAGTGAGACTGATTTTgtcaagaagaaaaacattgaTGCTGAATCCTACCTGCTACATCTCTCAGCTGATGAAAAATCTGGTATGGGTGAATGCAGTTACTACATGTGGAAACAAAAGTTTCCTGTCAGGCGGGAGCATAGAGTGGATAGAAGAATGGAAGTTGATGAGTGGGTAATCACTCTAGCTTTTCCCAATGGAGAGCGCCTCAACAGGGGAACAAGCTCTCCTGGGATTTATGCTTTTCTTCCGACGGAGATGGTTACAAACTTCCCCTTCATAATTCAAGCAGACTTTCTTCTAGCATCATCAAGGGAGACGATCCTTCTGGATGACATATGGAACCAGGGCATTCTTGACTGTGTTCCTTCTGCTTTTGTCAATGCTTTCACATCACTTGTGAGATCTAGTGAAGGTGCTCCAGTTTCCACTCTTACTCATATGTTTGGCTTTCTGCCAGTGAATGAATCTCCTTATCCAATTCTTAATGGCGTGAGAGACTCCATTAAAAGAAAACTGCTGGATGAAAGTATCATTCCATGTGAGTCATACGTGGAACAACAATTCTTTCAGAAGCCCAATGACGTTGGTAGGTTGTTTCCTGCTTTCTGGAATCTTCTTAACAAGGCAAGGAAGCAGGGGGTTGTCTTGCATAACATCTCATCCCATGGAATATTCATCGTAAACTCAGATTTTGATAAGGGGGTGTACAACCACATTTTGAGCTTTCTGGAAGTGAAACATGTTGAGAATGGATGGTATGCAAAGTGCATTCAGAGTTCCAATTTTGTTTTGGGAGTCTCAGAGGATGTTTACTTAGAACTTTTAGCATTTGTTGCTGAGAAATGGTCTTCTTTCAAGACAACTGACATGATGAACATACAACTTCTGAAatatgttgattttgatgatgatGTAGTTTTGTGTAGCATATATGAGGCACTGAACGGTGATCATTCGTTATTTTTATCTCGTGAATCTGGTCACATCTCTTGGCTGATCAACTGGAACTCAGAATTTCGTTTTGCCAATCATCTTTTCTTTGCCAAATCAACACAAGAAGCAGTCAGGGATCATTCTAAAAGTGGGACAGTTTTGGATTGGCTTAAAGATGAGGTCAAGGTGAGATCTGTGAATGTGCATGACTTTGCTGTTCTGCTTCTTAACACAAACAATGATGATAGAAACATTGCTATGGCTTTTGCCCACTTCTTACATCAGTCCCTCAAAAGGAACTATTTATCAAAAGATCAAGTTGCTGCTTTATGCCGTTTTTTGCCGCTCGTTGATAACTATGGACATGTCACCCGACAGTGGAAAGGGGTAGTGGTGCCTGCAAATGGAAGTAAATGGGTGCGGTTGATTGGTTCAAACCCTTGGAAAGCTTCAGGCTATGTTGTGCTCGGAGAAGGTTACTTGCATTCTGGTAGCTATGCTGGAGTTTGTAGCAGCAAGGAAGAGCTTCTGGCCTTTCTCAGGAACAATGTTGCAGCTATGGACATTCCAGACCTACCCCCTCCTGATGCAGAAATTTCTAGTATGTATTCTCCACTGACCAAGGAAAATGCATTGCTAATGTTAGATTGGATTCGTAAGATGAAAAGGAACAGGCTTTCCTTTCCTAAAAAGTTCTTGACCTGCATAAGGGAGGGAAGCTGGCTGAAGGTATCACTAAGTGGTAGCCCAGGCTACAGGCCTCCATCAAAATCATTCTTCCATACTTCATCATGGGGACATCTGCTGCAAAGTAGATCAGTTCTTGTAGATATTCCATTAGTGGATCAGGGGTTTTATGGCAGTGAAATAATACAGTACAAGGAGGAGTTAAGTACAACAGGTGTCATGTTTGAATTTAAAGAGGCATGTGAATACATTGGAGAGCATTTTATGTCTCTGGCAACTTATTCTACTTTAACCAAAGTCCACGTGATGTCAATACTCAATTTCATCAAGTATCTGAGGGAGAAATTTCTTTCCCCTGACACCTTCATCAATAGCATTAATGATAAGCGGTGGTTGCAGACTACTCAAGGTGAGAAGAGCCCACAGGAGTCTGTTTTCTTGGACAGTGAGTGGAATGCTGCCTCACTGATCAGTGACATTCCATTTATTGATAATAGGCATTATGGGAATGAGATTCATTCCTTTAAAACAGAACTGAAGCTGCTTGGAGTGGTGTTtggttttaatcaaaattaccAGCTTGTTGTTGACAACTTGAAATCTCCAACACGCTTAGGTTGCCTGCGTTCTGATGCTTTGCTCCTGATTCTGAAGTGTATTTGCAACCTGGGatcatctaaaaaaatatgcatGGCACTTAAGGATAACAAATGTATGAAGACCATAAACATGGGGTGGAAATCTCCGGCAGAATGTTTTTTGCTTGATCCTGAGTGGGGCTGCCTGCTGCAGGTGTTTTCCAGTTTTCCTCTCATTGATACAAATTTCTATGGAAGCAATATCTTGTCATTTAAAAGCGAGTTGAAGAAATTAGGGGTGGTGGTTGATTTTGAGGAGGCAACTAAAGCTTTTGTTGCTGTGTTCAGGCAGCAGACATCTAAGGGTTCATTAAACAAAGATAGTGCTCATTCCCTTCTCTCATGTTACAGAAAGTTGAAGAAAACTAACTTTAAATTTCCTTCAGATCTTAAGAGATGCATTCAAGAGGTTGAGTGGCTGCGAACTCGAATTGGTGATAAATTACCTAAAGAATGCATACTTTTTGATTCAGCTTGGGAAGCTCTCTCTTCAATCTCTTTGTTGCCTTTTATTGATGATAGTGAGGCTCGGTATGGAAGGAACATTCATGAGTATAAGGATGAACTTAAGAGTTTGGGAGTTGCGGTGACTTTTGAAAGTGGGGCAAAGTTTGTGCCTGCAAGCCTACGATTTCCTAGTGACCCTAGTGTCATTACTGTTCCAGTGGCAATCTCATTGTTAGAGTGCTTGAAGAAATTGGAGATGAATCATAATGATTATCTGATTGCTTTGCGGTCAAAGCTTGCTAGAAAATGGATGAAGACTAATGCTGGTTACAGGTCACCAGATAAGTGTTGTTTGTTTGGTCCTAAGTGGAATCCTATCTTACTGCCTGAAGATGGTCCTTTCATCGATGAAAACTTTTATGGCTCCAACATAGGATCATATAAGAAAGAGCTCAAGTCTCTTGGTGTTGTGGTTGAAATTGGAGATGGATGCTCTTTGCTTGCTGATTATCTTGATTCACATTCTAGCAGGATTACTATCACTCGGATCTATAAGTACTTGAGCAAGTTCAACTGGGAACCAGCAAAAGAAGATGCTAGAAAAATATGGATTCCAAATGGTGACAACGATGGAGATTGGGTGAATTCTGACGATTGTGTTCTGCATGACAAAAGTGGTTTCTTTGGCCTGCAGTTGCATGTCCTAGAGAAGCACTATGATAAGGAACTGCTCAGTTTCTTCTCCAAATTAGGTGTCAAAAGCAATCCTTCTCTTGATGATTTTCTCAAGCTATGGAATTCATGGGAAAATGCTGGCCGCAGTTTGTCACAATCAGAGTGCCAAACTTTCTGGGAGTTCATTGTGAAGCACTGGAGCTCACGAACTGAGAACTTTCTGTCTGAAAACTTGTCAAAACTTCCTGCAAGTTCAGGcttgaaaaaggaaattttgatGCTCGACAAACGTGATGTTTTTATTGGTGATGATCTCTATCTGAAGGATTTATTTGAAAAGTCTTCTTCTCATCACTTGTTCGTTTGGTACCCACAACCAAGCTTGCAATCTTTGCCTCGACAGGAGCTACTTGAAATTTACAGCAAAATTGGTGTTCGCAATTTGTCTGAATCTGTTCTGAAGAAAAGCCTGTCTTCTGTTAATTGTGATGGACTTGAGCTGGTGCAGCCAAAAGAAATCTTCATTGGGAGGGGTTTGTTTAAGTTAATTCTTGGCTTCCTTGCtgatcctttacttcaaatggAAGTGCACAAGAGACATGTAGCTCTCAAATGCCTCATGGATGTTAGCATTTTTGCTACATTAGAACCAATCACCATGGATTGCAGTTTGTCACTTTCTTCTGGAGAAGTCCTGAATGTGGAAGTGAGCCGAATGATTTGTTGGGaaagaaaaagttcaaaaatCTTCCTACAAAAGCTGGACAAATCAGGTGGTTACAAAGGCAAACTTGAGTATGCAACATATTTCTCTGAAGTAGTTGCTGAGGGAATTCTTAAGGAGAAAGAAGATTTTGTGCCTCAGCTGGCTGAATTGATCAAGTTTGGGTTCATCCTGGAATTTGATGAGGCAGCTgttgagttcttgatgaaaacAAAGAATCTGCAGATATTTTTGGAGGATGAAGAATTTCTCTCCTCTGCCTTCCCTTCTGAATAG